One Natrinema marinum genomic window carries:
- a CDS encoding 60S ribosomal export protein NMD3: MSESRAFCPRCGDAVPERSATDTDGGPDGTAAERASGHANDPLRPGAEVELCDSCYFEDFDFVDAPDRIDVRVCSRCGAVHRGKRWVDVGAEDYTDIAIEEVSEALGVHVDVEDVAWQIDPEQVDQNTIRMHCYFTGVVRGTPVDEQVTVPVKIARQTCTRCGRIAGDYYASIVQIRAEDRTPTTEETERAEEIANKIVADMEATGDRNAFVTETSETPDGLNIKVSTNKIGKKIANKMVEEFGGTVNDAETLVTEDEDGNEVYRVTFAVRLPPYTPGDVIDLADDGGPVIVRSARGNLKGVRATTGERYEASYEEGNSPDARRLGTLEDAAEATVVTVEDDNAVQVLDPETYQAKTVARPEYFDPDAETVPVLKSRAGLHVLPDERDD; this comes from the coding sequence ATGAGTGAGTCGCGTGCGTTCTGTCCCCGGTGCGGGGACGCGGTGCCCGAGCGGTCGGCGACCGACACTGACGGCGGTCCCGACGGGACCGCCGCCGAACGTGCCAGCGGGCACGCAAACGACCCGCTGCGACCCGGCGCGGAGGTCGAACTCTGCGATTCGTGTTACTTCGAGGACTTCGACTTCGTGGACGCGCCGGATCGGATCGACGTCCGCGTCTGTTCGCGCTGCGGTGCGGTCCACCGGGGGAAGCGGTGGGTCGACGTCGGCGCGGAAGACTACACCGACATCGCCATCGAGGAGGTCAGCGAGGCGCTTGGCGTCCACGTCGACGTCGAGGACGTCGCCTGGCAGATCGACCCCGAGCAGGTCGACCAGAACACGATCCGGATGCACTGTTACTTCACGGGTGTCGTGCGCGGAACGCCTGTCGACGAGCAGGTGACGGTGCCGGTCAAGATCGCCCGGCAGACCTGCACTCGCTGCGGGCGGATCGCCGGCGACTACTACGCCAGCATCGTCCAGATCCGCGCCGAGGACCGCACCCCGACGACCGAGGAGACCGAGCGCGCCGAGGAGATCGCGAACAAGATCGTCGCCGACATGGAAGCCACCGGCGATCGCAACGCCTTCGTCACCGAGACCAGCGAGACCCCCGACGGACTGAACATCAAGGTCTCGACCAACAAGATCGGCAAGAAGATCGCGAACAAGATGGTCGAGGAGTTCGGCGGCACCGTCAACGACGCCGAGACCCTCGTCACGGAAGACGAGGACGGCAACGAGGTCTACCGGGTCACCTTCGCCGTCCGCCTGCCGCCGTACACCCCCGGCGACGTGATCGACCTCGCGGACGACGGCGGCCCGGTCATCGTCCGCAGCGCCCGCGGCAACCTCAAGGGCGTCCGCGCGACGACCGGCGAGCGATACGAGGCGAGCTACGAGGAGGGGAACTCGCCCGACGCGCGCAGGCTCGGCACACTCGAGGACGCCGCCGAGGCCACGGTCGTCACCGTCGAGGACGACAACGCAGTGCAGGTGCTCGACCCCGAGACCTACCAAGCCAAAACCGTCGCACGGCCGGAGTACTTCGATCCGGACGCCGAGACCGTCCCCGTGCTGAAGAGCCGCGCCGGACTGCACGTACTTCCCGACGAGCGCGATGACTGA
- a CDS encoding class I SAM-dependent methyltransferase, whose translation MTEDGADRPEDAQESGLEPTAGDILERAEADAPLAAVVEKPRAETAIESLRAEGVYDDSRRVREARGRSEAEPSDRSDGPGRVALPVTEPPAETAVLEVVRQLEPELRSPDLEELLADRGWSEDDLASAPGSWAVIGSVILVTVPEDCPDESELGEALLELHGEADSVLADEGIENDGDAGTYREPRTRLIAGQRDTETIHTEHGTRYGLDPANVMFSPGNQAERARMGELAGDDERVFDMFAGIGYFTLPMARAGARVTATEINPTAFRYLLENAVLNDVGDRVDAYMTDCRDLAGEIEADRVVMGYYGSSDTGGSGGGDEAADHGTRTDEAADFLPAALEALSPGGVVHYHEATPESLLWDRPMARLESAADEAGRGLEVLEKRRVKSHSAGVAHVVVDARFE comes from the coding sequence ATGACTGAGGACGGAGCCGACCGACCGGAGGACGCGCAGGAAAGCGGCCTCGAGCCCACAGCCGGCGATATCCTCGAGCGGGCCGAGGCCGACGCCCCGCTGGCCGCGGTCGTCGAGAAGCCCCGCGCGGAGACGGCCATCGAGTCGCTGCGCGCCGAGGGGGTCTACGACGACTCGCGGCGCGTGCGCGAGGCGCGAGGGCGAAGCGAAGCGGAGCCCTCCGACCGTTCGGACGGCCCCGGCAGGGTCGCGCTCCCCGTGACGGAACCGCCGGCCGAGACGGCGGTCCTCGAGGTCGTCCGCCAGCTCGAGCCCGAACTCAGAAGTCCGGATCTCGAGGAGCTGCTGGCCGACCGGGGCTGGAGCGAGGACGACCTCGCGTCAGCGCCCGGCTCGTGGGCGGTGATCGGCTCGGTGATCCTCGTGACCGTTCCCGAGGACTGCCCCGACGAGTCCGAGCTGGGTGAGGCCCTACTCGAACTCCACGGCGAGGCCGACAGCGTGCTGGCCGACGAGGGGATCGAAAACGACGGCGACGCGGGCACCTACCGCGAGCCTCGCACCCGGCTGATCGCCGGCCAGCGGGACACGGAGACGATCCACACCGAACACGGCACCCGGTACGGGCTCGACCCTGCGAACGTGATGTTCTCGCCCGGCAACCAGGCCGAGCGCGCCCGCATGGGCGAACTCGCGGGCGACGACGAACGCGTCTTCGACATGTTCGCCGGCATCGGCTACTTCACCCTCCCGATGGCCCGAGCGGGCGCGCGGGTGACCGCGACCGAGATCAACCCGACCGCGTTCCGCTACCTGCTCGAGAACGCCGTACTCAACGATGTCGGCGACCGGGTCGACGCCTACATGACCGACTGCCGCGACCTCGCGGGCGAAATCGAGGCCGACCGCGTCGTCATGGGCTACTACGGCAGTTCTGACACGGGCGGGTCCGGGGGTGGCGACGAGGCGGCGGACCACGGCACGCGAACCGACGAGGCGGCCGACTTCCTCCCGGCCGCCCTCGAGGCGCTCTCCCCCGGCGGCGTCGTCCACTACCACGAGGCGACCCCCGAATCCCTGCTGTGGGACCGCCCGATGGCGCGTCTCGAATCCGCCGCCGACGAGGCCGGACGCGGGCTCGAGGTACTCGAGAAACGCCGGGTGAAAAGCCACAGCGCGGGCGTCGCACACGTCGTGGTCGACGCGCGGTTCGAGTAG
- a CDS encoding helicase C-terminal domain-containing protein produces MNPERIFEAFPAPSYRGAQEQALRDIRDAFAAGNDVVLVRAPTGSGKSLLARAVAGCARRADEGDPSDATGAYYTTPQVSQLDDVAADDLLADLNVIRGKSNYTCILPDERSTPVNQAPCVRERGYDCSVQHRCPYYSDRAIASNREIAAMTLAYFMQTAGSEVFRKRDAVVVDEAHGLAEWAEMYATIQLGPRTVPFWDDLRVPAVASIERAVRYAESLAGTCERRKDDLLAQDSLSPGEVRERHRLQELIGDLEWFVSDFRDPESPTTWLVDQSEPRSSDGNDGDDGDGPAGGPLTIKPMNPEKYLQHTVWDRGNKFALLSATILNKDAFCRQVGLEPENVALVDVEHTFPVENRPLYDVTQGKMTYEERDETTPKIARTIVRLMARHADEKGLIHAHSYSIQERLADLLADFGVGDRIRTHDRDGRDAALEAWKASDDPDVFLSVKMEEALDLKGDLCRWQVLCKAPFLNTGDSRVAHRLEEGQWAWYYRTTLRTVIQACGRVVRAPDDYGATYLADSSLLDCFERARTDMPEWFAAQVDRMEQPDLPAFEPQAALGDASSSSARTTSGTSGRSSGAESSDRRRTDSGSSRSRRSGRSSRSSPLADVWDTDG; encoded by the coding sequence GTGAATCCCGAGCGGATCTTCGAGGCGTTCCCCGCGCCGAGCTACCGCGGGGCCCAGGAACAGGCCCTCCGCGACATCCGCGACGCCTTCGCGGCCGGCAACGACGTGGTCCTCGTGCGCGCGCCGACGGGCAGCGGCAAGTCCCTGCTTGCCCGCGCCGTAGCCGGCTGTGCCCGCCGCGCCGACGAGGGCGACCCCAGCGACGCCACGGGGGCCTACTACACGACGCCGCAGGTCTCGCAGTTAGACGACGTGGCGGCCGACGACCTGCTGGCCGACCTCAACGTCATCCGCGGGAAGTCGAACTACACCTGCATCCTGCCCGACGAGCGGTCGACGCCGGTCAATCAGGCACCCTGCGTGCGCGAACGGGGGTACGACTGCTCGGTTCAGCATCGCTGTCCGTACTATTCCGACCGCGCGATCGCCTCGAACCGCGAGATCGCGGCGATGACGCTCGCCTACTTCATGCAGACCGCGGGCAGCGAGGTCTTCCGCAAGCGAGACGCGGTCGTCGTCGACGAAGCCCACGGTCTCGCCGAGTGGGCCGAGATGTACGCGACCATTCAACTGGGCCCCCGCACGGTGCCGTTCTGGGACGACCTCCGCGTCCCCGCGGTCGCCTCGATCGAACGCGCCGTCCGCTACGCCGAGAGCCTCGCGGGAACCTGCGAGCGCCGGAAGGACGATCTTCTCGCCCAGGACTCGCTGTCGCCCGGCGAGGTGCGCGAGCGCCACCGCTTGCAGGAACTCATCGGCGACCTCGAGTGGTTCGTCTCCGACTTTCGGGACCCCGAGAGCCCGACGACGTGGCTGGTCGACCAGTCCGAACCGCGCTCGAGCGACGGTAACGACGGCGATGACGGCGACGGCCCCGCGGGCGGCCCGCTGACCATCAAGCCGATGAACCCCGAGAAATACCTCCAGCACACCGTCTGGGACCGGGGCAACAAGTTCGCGCTCCTGTCGGCGACGATTCTCAACAAGGACGCCTTCTGCCGGCAGGTCGGCCTCGAGCCCGAGAACGTCGCCCTGGTCGACGTCGAACACACCTTCCCCGTCGAGAACCGGCCGCTGTACGACGTGACTCAGGGGAAGATGACCTACGAGGAGCGCGACGAAACGACGCCGAAGATCGCCCGGACGATCGTCCGGCTCATGGCCCGCCACGCCGACGAGAAGGGGTTGATCCACGCCCACTCCTACAGCATTCAGGAGCGACTCGCCGACCTCCTCGCCGACTTCGGCGTCGGCGACCGGATTCGGACCCACGACCGCGACGGTCGCGACGCCGCCCTCGAGGCCTGGAAAGCCAGCGACGACCCCGACGTCTTCCTCTCGGTGAAGATGGAGGAGGCCTTAGACCTCAAAGGCGACCTCTGTCGCTGGCAGGTGCTCTGCAAGGCTCCCTTCCTCAACACCGGCGACTCGCGGGTGGCTCATCGCTTGGAAGAGGGTCAGTGGGCGTGGTACTACCGGACGACGCTGCGAACCGTCATTCAGGCCTGTGGCCGGGTCGTCCGCGCGCCCGACGACTACGGCGCGACGTATCTGGCCGACTCGAGCCTGCTTGACTGCTTCGAGCGCGCCCGGACCGACATGCCGGAGTGGTTCGCGGCGCAGGTCGATCGGATGGAACAGCCGGACCTCCCGGCGTTCGAACCGCAGGCGGCGCTGGGCGACGCCTCGAGTTCGAGCGCGCGGACGACGTCCGGAACGAGCGGCCGCTCGAGCGGTGCGGAGTCCAGCGATCGGCGGCGAACCGACAGCGGCTCGTCACGGTCGCGTCGGTCGGGACGCTCCTCGCGCTCGAGTCCGCTCGCGGACGTCTGGGACACGGACGGCTGA
- a CDS encoding DUF7561 family protein, with product MSKTSCDGCGRTVTVSGGIANLWSFGTDAGTVGTAITLDLEDGTSHLLCYPCLEAIPDHPTEADVERLEQVDEETSELRTP from the coding sequence ATGTCGAAGACCTCCTGTGACGGCTGCGGCCGGACGGTCACGGTGTCGGGCGGGATCGCGAACCTCTGGTCGTTCGGGACCGACGCCGGCACCGTCGGGACCGCGATCACACTGGATCTCGAGGACGGCACGTCGCACCTACTGTGCTATCCGTGTCTCGAGGCGATCCCGGATCACCCGACCGAAGCGGATGTCGAGCGACTCGAGCAAGTCGACGAGGAGACCTCGGAGTTGCGGACGCCGTAG
- a CDS encoding YkgJ family cysteine cluster protein — protein MEVNCEGCAGCCMDWRGLLEDEAGASHGTADGDSDGVATKRHRRRRDPFGSDREAKPSREPLDDDPSFVALTRDEVRAFLEAGMGDALMPRFWHAREEGEGARSSGSSSGDAPRTGEGVDIDGHSVAAVAGRPAFFVGLRKPPKPVAPFGREEPTWLPTCVFLDPTTLQCRLHGDDLYPDECGAYPEYNLALAHETECERVERAFGGDRLLEDSYGDTDGLLLGSQAIGAKLFCHPRPADLEGLADRAVAGDLRREDRAETVAVAAASSPGTLAISEPHYERAKARLLAGETGTGNDTDESATADGGSWVGQAIRDWQRRCREAGETVPAPTVADAVEVARGAPETPGWDALE, from the coding sequence ATGGAGGTGAACTGCGAGGGCTGTGCGGGCTGTTGTATGGACTGGCGAGGGCTGCTCGAGGACGAGGCCGGTGCTTCTCACGGGACCGCCGACGGCGACAGCGACGGGGTAGCGACGAAGCGACACCGGCGACGCCGCGATCCGTTCGGTAGCGACCGGGAGGCGAAGCCGTCGCGAGAGCCGCTCGACGACGACCCCAGCTTCGTGGCGCTGACCCGCGACGAGGTGCGGGCGTTCCTCGAGGCTGGGATGGGCGACGCGCTCATGCCGCGGTTCTGGCACGCCCGCGAGGAGGGCGAGGGGGCACGCTCTTCGGGGTCCTCGAGCGGAGACGCTCCACGAACGGGCGAAGGCGTCGATATCGACGGCCACAGCGTCGCCGCCGTCGCGGGCCGGCCGGCGTTCTTCGTGGGGCTGCGGAAACCGCCGAAGCCGGTCGCCCCTTTCGGCCGCGAGGAGCCGACGTGGCTCCCGACCTGCGTCTTTCTCGACCCGACGACGCTGCAGTGTCGGCTCCACGGCGACGACCTGTATCCCGACGAGTGCGGCGCGTATCCGGAGTACAACCTCGCGCTCGCACACGAGACCGAGTGCGAGCGCGTCGAACGCGCCTTCGGCGGCGACCGCCTGCTCGAGGATAGCTACGGCGACACCGACGGCCTGTTGCTCGGCTCGCAGGCGATCGGCGCGAAGCTGTTCTGTCACCCGCGACCGGCCGACCTCGAGGGGCTCGCCGATCGCGCTGTAGCGGGCGATCTCCGACGGGAAGACCGCGCCGAGACCGTGGCGGTCGCCGCGGCCTCGAGCCCCGGCACGCTCGCGATCTCCGAGCCCCACTACGAGCGGGCGAAAGCGCGGCTGCTCGCGGGCGAAACCGGGACGGGCAACGACACGGACGAATCAGCGACCGCGGACGGCGGGTCCTGGGTCGGGCAGGCGATTCGCGACTGGCAACGGCGCTGCCGGGAAGCCGGCGAGACGGTTCCAGCGCCGACCGTCGCCGACGCCGTGGAGGTCGCCCGCGGCGCACCCGAAACGCCGGGCTGGGACGCCCTCGAGTGA
- a CDS encoding DUF5786 family protein: MSMGAYDEDEHERREQQASTVDTDFDDERTIYHGEVEYDSGDSAEELLDQFERIKSE; the protein is encoded by the coding sequence ATGTCAATGGGTGCCTATGACGAGGATGAGCACGAGCGCCGTGAACAACAAGCCTCTACGGTCGACACTGATTTCGACGACGAGCGGACGATCTATCACGGAGAAGTCGAGTACGACTCCGGCGACTCCGCGGAGGAGCTTCTAGACCAGTTCGAGCGGATCAAATCCGAGTGA
- a CDS encoding DUF5784 family protein, whose amino-acid sequence MARPLRFRYSPQSWSDGRVHNDILQPLQSNIGARSVTPWFKVGGDWQSHRFEMDNGDIALFARTDDEAYWMGNTETPSALWKTNKFGWQEVPHHVSRWAKRELTATLHEESPWLADYPHLSWFFLPVFMSKDGRDSTRAFFREHAAGFPDASRDEATRFFEEFLQTGVLDEYRHVMSGKLGTSNHVDRVRMSAAMAEFIAAKVLTDAGYGVVPEIEVTTGHSLDYRAEDSDTNVLVEVTRPQPPGTRAAAGPVAAVRDTAETKTNGQLAAHGGGATLFVDCSSFRDDAWAAVRGEQPDVRHRPAVVYRARPDGRVEGYRKGGVPLEFDDAIDFLD is encoded by the coding sequence GTGGCACGGCCGCTTCGCTTTCGATACTCGCCCCAGTCCTGGAGCGATGGGCGGGTTCACAACGATATCCTCCAACCGCTGCAGTCCAATATCGGCGCACGCTCCGTCACGCCGTGGTTCAAGGTCGGGGGCGACTGGCAATCGCACCGATTCGAGATGGACAACGGCGACATCGCCCTCTTTGCGCGCACCGACGACGAGGCCTACTGGATGGGCAACACGGAGACGCCCTCCGCGCTCTGGAAGACGAACAAATTCGGCTGGCAGGAGGTCCCCCATCACGTCTCGCGGTGGGCCAAGCGGGAGTTGACCGCGACGCTGCACGAGGAGTCCCCCTGGCTCGCCGACTATCCGCATCTCTCGTGGTTCTTCCTCCCGGTGTTCATGTCCAAAGACGGGCGCGACTCCACGCGCGCGTTCTTCCGCGAGCACGCCGCCGGCTTCCCCGACGCGAGCCGCGACGAGGCGACGCGTTTCTTCGAGGAGTTTCTCCAGACCGGCGTCTTGGACGAGTACCGACACGTCATGTCGGGCAAACTCGGCACCAGCAACCACGTCGACCGCGTCCGGATGAGCGCCGCGATGGCCGAGTTCATCGCCGCGAAGGTCCTCACCGACGCCGGCTACGGCGTCGTGCCCGAAATCGAGGTAACGACCGGACACTCACTGGACTACCGGGCCGAGGACAGCGATACGAACGTCCTCGTCGAGGTCACCCGCCCGCAGCCGCCGGGGACTCGAGCCGCCGCCGGCCCCGTCGCCGCCGTCCGCGACACCGCCGAGACCAAGACCAACGGCCAGTTGGCCGCACACGGCGGCGGCGCGACGCTGTTCGTCGACTGCTCGAGCTTCCGCGACGACGCCTGGGCCGCCGTCCGCGGCGAACAACCGGACGTGCGCCACCGTCCCGCCGTCGTCTACCGCGCCCGACCGGACGGCCGCGTCGAAGGCTACCGGAAGGGTGGAGTGCCCCTCGAGTTCGACGACGCGATCGACTTTCTGGACTGA
- a CDS encoding zinc-dependent alcohol dehydrogenase family protein, with translation MRAAVLEDHGEPLSIEDVDAPEPTPDGAVVELEACGVCRSDWHGWQGDWGWLGLETEPGQILGHEPAGRVVAVGDEVESVREGDHVAVPFNLGDGTCPRCQRGHSNICENVMPLGFIEQAQGAFAEQVHVPVADHNLVALPDGVSSVDMAGLGCRFMTSFHALAHRADVGAGDWVSIHGCGGVGLSAVHIADALGANVIAVDLKDEKLEKAEELGAVETINADDVGDVPGEVSAITDGGAHVSMDALGIATTSQNSVSSLDARGQHIQVGLTTQDEQGMISLPSDAMVMQEIEFIGSLGMPPTRYDEIFRMVSTGKLHPEKVVSETIALEDVSDKLEAMTDFETEGIPVIDTF, from the coding sequence ATGCGCGCAGCTGTCCTCGAGGATCACGGTGAACCGCTATCGATCGAAGACGTCGACGCGCCGGAGCCGACGCCGGACGGGGCCGTCGTCGAACTCGAAGCCTGCGGTGTCTGCCGGAGCGACTGGCACGGCTGGCAGGGCGACTGGGGGTGGCTCGGCCTCGAGACCGAGCCGGGACAGATCCTCGGCCACGAGCCCGCCGGCCGCGTCGTCGCCGTCGGCGACGAGGTCGAGAGCGTCAGAGAGGGAGATCACGTCGCCGTTCCGTTCAACCTCGGCGACGGGACCTGCCCCCGGTGTCAGCGCGGCCACTCCAACATCTGCGAGAACGTGATGCCGCTCGGGTTCATCGAGCAGGCCCAGGGCGCGTTCGCCGAGCAGGTCCACGTCCCCGTCGCCGACCACAACCTCGTGGCACTCCCCGACGGCGTCTCCTCGGTCGACATGGCCGGCCTCGGCTGCCGGTTCATGACCTCGTTCCACGCGCTGGCCCACCGCGCGGACGTCGGCGCGGGCGACTGGGTGTCGATCCACGGTTGTGGCGGTGTCGGCCTCTCGGCGGTCCACATCGCCGACGCGCTCGGCGCCAACGTCATCGCCGTCGACCTCAAAGACGAGAAACTCGAGAAAGCCGAGGAACTCGGCGCGGTCGAGACGATCAACGCGGACGACGTCGGCGACGTCCCCGGCGAAGTCTCGGCGATCACCGACGGTGGCGCTCACGTCTCGATGGACGCGCTGGGCATCGCGACGACCAGCCAGAACTCCGTCTCGAGCCTCGACGCCCGCGGCCAGCACATCCAGGTCGGCCTCACGACCCAGGACGAACAGGGGATGATCTCCCTCCCGTCCGACGCGATGGTGATGCAGGAGATCGAGTTCATCGGCTCGCTGGGGATGCCGCCGACCCGCTACGACGAGATCTTCCGGATGGTCTCGACCGGGAAACTCCACCCCGAGAAGGTGGTCTCCGAGACGATCGCCCTCGAGGACGTCAGCGACAAACTCGAGGCGATGACGGACTTCGAGACCGAAGGCATTCCGGTCATCGACACGTTCTGA
- a CDS encoding DUF5789 family protein: MLLNGTGEVIDDHEYPATTEELIEEYGDRTLELPNGSETVGDVLARLESETFENPEDARFAVYSAVSDKAVGRVGYSDRDPTPVGSPYAPDAVSF, from the coding sequence ATGCTGCTCAATGGCACCGGCGAGGTCATCGACGACCACGAGTACCCCGCGACGACCGAGGAACTGATCGAGGAGTACGGGGACCGCACCCTCGAGCTCCCCAACGGAAGCGAAACGGTCGGCGATGTACTCGCCCGCCTCGAGTCCGAGACCTTCGAAAATCCGGAGGACGCGCGCTTCGCCGTCTACTCCGCCGTCAGCGACAAGGCCGTCGGCCGCGTCGGCTACAGCGACCGCGACCCGACCCCGGTCGGCAGCCCGTACGCGCCCGACGCCGTTTCCTTCTAA
- a CDS encoding PHP domain-containing protein: protein MPYADLHVHTTRSDGSLALEAVPEVARRDGVSVVAVTDHDRVQPFDGPVVERDGVTLLHGIELRVGTEGGQRIDLLGYGLEPSAELEAILEKIQENRIERGGAIVDCVESRLGIELDVTIDGGFGRPHIARAIEAHPEAEYDYQGAFDHLIGSDCPCYVPREVPSFERGHGALTESCRLVSLAHPLRYRDPESALALAADLDAVELRYPYGREVDRGPIERAIERHDLLATGGSDAHDERLGVDGLSRGAYERLDLPTGAP, encoded by the coding sequence ATGCCATACGCGGACTTACACGTCCACACGACGCGCTCGGACGGGAGCCTCGCGCTCGAGGCGGTGCCCGAGGTCGCGCGTCGCGACGGGGTCTCCGTCGTCGCGGTGACGGACCACGACCGGGTCCAGCCGTTCGACGGGCCGGTCGTCGAGCGCGACGGCGTGACGCTGCTCCACGGGATCGAACTGCGGGTCGGGACGGAGGGCGGCCAGCGGATCGATCTGCTGGGGTACGGCCTCGAGCCGAGCGCGGAGCTCGAGGCGATTCTCGAGAAGATTCAGGAGAACCGGATCGAGCGCGGGGGAGCGATCGTCGACTGCGTGGAATCGCGGCTGGGGATCGAGCTGGACGTGACGATCGACGGCGGGTTCGGCCGGCCCCACATCGCGCGAGCGATCGAGGCCCATCCCGAGGCAGAGTACGACTATCAGGGCGCGTTTGACCACCTCATCGGCTCCGACTGCCCGTGTTACGTGCCTCGAGAGGTCCCGTCGTTCGAGCGAGGCCACGGAGCGCTGACCGAGTCGTGCCGGCTCGTCTCGCTGGCTCATCCGCTGCGCTACCGCGACCCCGAGAGCGCGCTCGCGCTGGCGGCCGACCTCGACGCCGTCGAACTGCGGTATCCCTACGGTCGCGAAGTCGACCGCGGACCGATCGAGCGAGCGATCGAACGTCACGACCTGCTCGCGACCGGCGGGAGCGACGCCCACGACGAGCGCCTCGGCGTCGACGGGCTCTCCCGAGGGGCCTACGAGCGACTCGACCTCCCGACGGGGGCTCCCTGA
- a CDS encoding DUF6757 family protein, whose protein sequence is MNCHYCDREAAFAAESDGLRVGLCEEHFRERLQELAEADGLENLKEKVDVDRAE, encoded by the coding sequence ATGAACTGTCACTACTGTGACCGCGAGGCCGCCTTCGCTGCAGAGTCCGACGGGCTCAGAGTCGGCCTCTGTGAAGAACACTTCCGCGAGCGATTACAGGAGCTCGCCGAAGCTGACGGCCTCGAGAACCTAAAGGAGAAAGTCGACGTCGACCGCGCCGAGTAA
- a CDS encoding 4Fe-4S dicluster domain-containing protein, with protein sequence MAIDPQFHENREQVDEHEGHVVWGPVDEPEELGIHGTHVAVDFDLCIADGACLEDCPVDVFEWVDTPGHPESEEKADPAKEAQCIDCMLCVDVCPVDAIDVDAGRTA encoded by the coding sequence ATGGCCATAGACCCACAGTTCCACGAGAACCGCGAACAGGTCGACGAACACGAGGGACACGTCGTCTGGGGTCCCGTCGACGAGCCCGAGGAACTCGGGATCCACGGTACGCACGTTGCGGTCGACTTCGACCTCTGCATCGCGGACGGAGCCTGTCTCGAGGACTGCCCGGTCGATGTCTTCGAGTGGGTGGACACGCCGGGCCACCCCGAGAGCGAAGAGAAAGCGGATCCCGCGAAGGAAGCGCAGTGTATCGATTGTATGCTCTGCGTCGACGTCTGTCCGGTCGACGCGATCGACGTCGACGCCGGACGAACGGCGTAG
- a CDS encoding TrmB family transcriptional regulator: MSDAEEAVGALEELGLTEYEARCFVALTRISKGTAKEISQVADIPRSRVYDTIERLDRKGLVSVQETEPREHKAVPVETACRRIREDYDSRINAAENALGQLEEPDSPDDEGMWAINQREHVPERIVRFLEEAEETVHYLVPATEVSDRDILAALESAADRGVDVFVEVPTDDDRAEFVDSVPSATVTLASDLETTNDVYDEWPAQLVMIDQRGIVAAGIKESDLPDVVDEMAVWTYGRDHGFAVWIRELLDTRLSNGDEDR; encoded by the coding sequence ATGTCCGACGCCGAGGAAGCCGTCGGTGCGCTCGAGGAGTTGGGCCTGACCGAGTACGAGGCCCGTTGCTTCGTGGCGCTCACGCGCATTTCGAAGGGGACGGCCAAGGAGATCAGCCAGGTCGCGGACATCCCTCGCTCGCGGGTGTACGACACCATCGAGCGACTCGACCGCAAGGGGCTGGTCAGCGTCCAGGAGACCGAGCCCCGCGAGCACAAGGCCGTCCCGGTCGAGACGGCCTGTCGACGGATCCGCGAGGACTACGACTCCCGGATCAACGCCGCCGAAAACGCCCTCGGCCAGCTCGAGGAACCGGACTCGCCGGACGACGAAGGGATGTGGGCGATCAACCAGCGCGAACACGTCCCCGAGCGCATCGTCCGCTTCCTCGAGGAAGCCGAGGAGACGGTCCACTATCTCGTTCCGGCGACCGAGGTCTCGGACCGCGACATTCTCGCGGCGCTCGAGTCCGCCGCCGACCGCGGCGTCGACGTCTTCGTCGAAGTGCCGACCGACGACGACCGCGCGGAGTTCGTCGACTCTGTTCCGAGTGCGACCGTCACGCTCGCCTCGGACCTCGAGACGACGAACGACGTTTACGACGAGTGGCCGGCGCAGTTAGTGATGATCGATCAGCGAGGGATCGTCGCGGCCGGCATCAAAGAGAGCGACCTGCCGGACGTGGTCGACGAGATGGCAGTCTGGACCTACGGCCGCGATCACGGCTTCGCCGTCTGGATCCGCGAACTACTCGATACCCGTCTCTCCAACGGGGACGAGGATCGCTGA